Sequence from the Sphingosinicella ginsenosidimutans genome:
TGGAGCCGCCCTTGCCGCCGCCCATGGGCAGGCCGGTCAGCGCGTTCTTGAACGTCTGTTCGAAGGCGAGGAACTTCAGGATCGATTCGTTGACGCTCGGGTGGAACCGCAGGCCGCCCTTATAGGGCCCGATCGCATTGTTGTTCTGGACGCGATAGCCGCGCTGGACGCGGATATTATGATTGTCGTCCTCCCAGCACACGCGGAAGGAGACGATCCGGTCCGGCTCGGCGATGCGGCGCAGGATCTGCCAGCGGTGATAATCCTCCTTGCCCTCGATGAACTCGAAAATGTCCTCGGCCACTTCCTGGACGGCCTGGATGAACTCCGTCTGGCCCGGATTGCGGCGCTTCACGCCCTCCATGAAGCCGGCCAGATCGACATGCTCGGATTCGCGCGAATCCGTGTGAATCGGCTCGATAATCAGGCTGTCGCCCCCGTTCATATCCCGTCTCCCATCTCTGACCGCCCGCCCGGCGGAGTCGCGAACGGCGTGGCATAGCATGTTTTCGCGGCGGCGGAGCGCCACATGTGCAGCTCGGTCGCGCCGATCGACGCTTTGGTCGCTGGGTTCGGGAGAGAGCCGCGCCGGCCCCGACGCGGGGTCAGCCGGCGGAATCGAGGATCGCGTCGATCGCGGCGCCGACCTCGGCGATGCCGGCCATGCCGTCGACCCGGCGGACCAGCCCGCGCGCCTCGTAAAGCGGCAGGATCGGCGCGGTCTTGGCGCGATATTCGACGAGCCGGGTGCGAACCGTCGCCTCGTTATCGTCGGGCCGCCGCTTGAACTCGGTCGAGCCGCAGACATCGCAGACGCCGTCGATCGCCGGGCGCTTGTGGCGATCGTGATACCCCTCGCCGCAGCGCGCGCAGGTGAAGCGGCCGGAGATGCGGTCGACCAGGGCCTCCTCGTCGACCTCCAGTTCGATCACGACATCGAGCTTGCGATCGTGCGCCGCGAGCAGCCTGTCGAGCGATTCCGCCTGGTTGCTCGTGCGCGGATAGCCGTCGAAGATCACGCCCTGATCGTGGGTCAGCCCCGACAGCTTCTCGTCGATCAGCGCGTCGACGATCTCGTCGGACACGAGCTCGCCGGCGTCCATGACCGCCTTCGCCTTGAGGCCGATTTCGGTCCCGGCCGAAACCGCGGCGCGCAGCATGTCGCCAGTCGACAGCTGGACCATGTTGCGTTCTTCGACCAGCCGGCTGGCCTGCGTGCCCTTGCCGGCCCCCGGCGGGCCGAGCAGGATGATGTTCATGTCGGCGTTCCCCTCTTCGTCGGCCTGAACGGCCTAGCGCCGCAGCCCCCCGCCCTTCAACTTCGCCTTCTTGATGAGGTCGCCATATTGATGGGCCATGAGATGGCTCTGGATCTGGGTCACCGTGTCCATCGTCACGTTGACGACGATGAGCAGGCTGGTGCCGCCCAGATAGAAGGGGATGCCGAGCTTCGAGATCAGGAATTCCGGGATGAGGCAGATCGCGGTGAGATAGGCCGCGCCGACCACGGTCACGCGCGTCAGCACGTAATCCAGATATTCCTCGGTGCGCTTGCCGGGCCGGATGCCGGGGATGAAGCCGCCATATTTCTTGAGATTTTCCGCCGTCTCCTCGGGATTGAACACGACCGAGGTGTAGAAGAAGCAGAAGAAGATGATGCCCGCGCCATAGAGCAGCATGTAGAGCGGCGAGCCGTGCTGGAGCCAGGTGCTCACCGTGATGATGAGCTCGCTCCACCAGCTGCCGCCCGTCTGGTTCTGCCCGGCGAACTGGGCGACGGTGAGCGGCATCAGCAGCAGCGACGAGGCGAAGATCGGCGGGATCACGCCCGACGTGTTGACCTTCAGCGGCAGGTGCGAACGCTCCTGCTGGATCTGGCCGCGCGCCGTCTGGCGCTTCGGATACTGGATCAGCACGCGGCGCTGGGCCAGCTCCATGAAGCAGATGAACAGGACCAGCACGACCGCGACGACGATGATCGACACGATCACGAACGGATCCATGCTGCCGGTGCGGCCACCTTCGAACAGCTGGCTCAGCACCTGCGGCATGTTGGCGACGATGCCGGCCATGATGATGAGCGAGACGCCGTTGCCGATGCCCCGGCTGGTGATCTGCTCGCCCAGCCACATCAGGAACATGGTGCCGCCGACCATCGAGATGACGGTGGTGATGCGGAACATCATGCCGGGATCGAGCACGGCCGACTGGCCCTCGCCGGCGCCCCAGCTTTCCAGGCCGACGGCGAGGAAATAACCCTGGATGACGCACAGGATGACCGTGCCGTAGCGGGTATATTGGTTGATCTTCTTGCGCC
This genomic interval carries:
- the secY gene encoding preprotein translocase subunit SecY — encoded protein: MATAADQMAASLNLANFAKATDLKKRLWFTVGALVVFRLLSFVPLPGIDPRALGALFDTTRGGVLDFFNMFSGGSLKRMSLIALGVMPYITASIVMQLATTMSPQLAALKKEGESGRKKINQYTRYGTVILCVIQGYFLAVGLESWGAGEGQSAVLDPGMMFRITTVISMVGGTMFLMWLGEQITSRGIGNGVSLIIMAGIVANMPQVLSQLFEGGRTGSMDPFVIVSIIVVAVVLVLFICFMELAQRRVLIQYPKRQTARGQIQQERSHLPLKVNTSGVIPPIFASSLLLMPLTVAQFAGQNQTGGSWWSELIITVSTWLQHGSPLYMLLYGAGIIFFCFFYTSVVFNPEETAENLKKYGGFIPGIRPGKRTEEYLDYVLTRVTVVGAAYLTAICLIPEFLISKLGIPFYLGGTSLLIVVNVTMDTVTQIQSHLMAHQYGDLIKKAKLKGGGLRR
- a CDS encoding adenylate kinase, which produces MNIILLGPPGAGKGTQASRLVEERNMVQLSTGDMLRAAVSAGTEIGLKAKAVMDAGELVSDEIVDALIDEKLSGLTHDQGVIFDGYPRTSNQAESLDRLLAAHDRKLDVVIELEVDEEALVDRISGRFTCARCGEGYHDRHKRPAIDGVCDVCGSTEFKRRPDDNEATVRTRLVEYRAKTAPILPLYEARGLVRRVDGMAGIAEVGAAIDAILDSAG